The Allorhodopirellula heiligendammensis DNA segment TCCAGTATGCTTCTCATTTTCGCATGTCCTTTTCGCTCGGAGTCAGCTCAGGGACCGCCATGCCTTGTTTGGGAAAACAAAGTTTGGAAGTACAAAAACACCGCATCGCTGGTTGAATATCTATTGGTGGCTTCTGGCTGAATGGGATTATCGGAGATCGCTCTGCCAACAATACGGGTTGAAACCGCTTTGGCAATGGGCACGCCCCGGATCATCATGCGTCCGCGCACGCTAATGATCGATCAGCTCAGTGATAGAAAACCTCCCACTACGACGGAGGCTCGCTGGAATGCCCAGCTTGCCGCGTGACTCCACCACCTCAAACGATTTCGCGGTGGCCCCGCCAATGACGCCGCGCGCGCTGGCTCGGCCTCACTCACGCGTTTCGCCGCCATGTCGCCGGGCCCCGCACTGCGACGCGTCAGCGTGTGACTCTTGGGTGCTGATAGTTCACTGACCAACAAAGTCACCTCGCGAGCATTTCCCGCGTTCTCGCACGTCGCGACATGCTCGGCATTTGCTGGCTCCGCGACCGAGCATTCAGCAACCGAGCGATCGCCACTCGCGTCCGCTTGCACTAAGTCTCTCGCGTCAGCGGCATTGTCAGCGGCAGCGGCAGCGAGGTTCGCCGGAATCGTTTGATGATGCGACGTCATCCGGTCCAGCGGGCTGATTACCTTGACGTCCTCGCGGTTGAGCGAGTGCAAGTAAATCCGCGTCGTCTTGATGTCCGCGTGACCGAGCAACTCCTGGATCGTGCAAATATCGGTTCCCTCACGCAGCAGATGCGTGGCAAAGCTGTGACGAAACACATGCGAACTGATGTGCTTGTGGATCCCCGCCTTCTTGACCGCCGCACGCAAGTTCGCTGGGAACGTATCTTTGTGCAAGTGATGACGTCGCAGCACTCGGGTTCGTGGATCGCGTGACAGGCGGTGGGATGCAAACAAATATTGCCACTTCAATTCTCGTGCAGCAGCGGGATACTTCCGCTCCAGTGCCTTCGGCAAACACACCGACGCCTGGCCTTGTTCGAGATCGTGTTCGTGTAGCACGCGACGAGACTCCATCCACTTCCGGATTTCCGGCACGACGCTCGCTGGCATCGGCACGATCCGGCTCTTGCCGCCCTTGGAAGCGTGCACTTCAATCACCATCCGATCAAAATCGAAATCCTTCATCCTTAGCCGCAACGCCTCACTGATCCGCATCCCGCAACCGTAGAGCAGCTTCGCGATCAACAAATGTACGCCGTGTAAGTGGGCGAAGATCTGCTCAATCTCATCCACGCTCAGTACGGTCGGAATCTGTTTCCCCTTGGTCGAACGAATCGCCTGGACTTCGCCCATTTCGCGTTTCAGGACATGCTGAAACACATACAACAGGGCATAGAACGCCCTATTCTGAGTCGATGGAGCAACGTTCCCATCGACTGCCAGATCGGTCAAATGGGCCTCCACATCGGCCGCGTGAATCTCAGCAAAATCCGCTTGCCTCTTCAGCCCCCGTTCACGCATGAACGCCTTCACATTCGCCACGTACGCTCGCTCGGTCTCAAGCGTGTCCTGCCGCGCACGCACGGCACGACGCAAGTTCTGAAGAATATCCGGTTCGCTGGGGTCGATATGACCGACGACGTCCTCGATCTCGTCGGCCGTGTGCCCACCTGCTTCTCTCAGCCGCGCTTCTTTGATCTTCTCAGCCCGAGTGAGGTCTTCGAGTTTTGTCTGGATGAACTTCAAGTCATCAAACGGAGCGGCCTGGACGTAACGGCGATAGCAAATCAGCGACTGAATGATCTTGAGACGCTTCCAGGCCGGAGTTTTGCGCCGCACGTGGTCGCGGAGGAACGCGATCACATCGTCGGCTGTGAATTCCCAGGTCACCTGGGGCTTGCGACCATGGAAGCGACAGAGCTTCTCGAACCAAATCTTCGCCCACTTGTCACGCTGCTCGTGCCACGTGGTTTCGGACTGACTAACCCGTCCCATGGATTCGTCCCCTGCTATCACCCGACCCGGCAACAAGAAACTCGCCTGAGCCGATCGTACGCAACAGATTCCGTCCCAGTTACCCGCAGCCTCCCAATGAAAGCCACCGCCCTCTTCCACGGCCTTTTCCAATGCGAGCTGTTGGCATTTCCAGGAGCTAACTCCTGCTCCCCGCCGCACCGCATCGCCGCAGCATTACCGAGCTGATTCTTCGCATGTCCTCAAAATAGGTCAATGCTTACGTCTCAAAATTTGTTCAAAATTTTGCTTGACCCTAGAACTCAGCCCCCTCATACTCAGCAGACGCCAACCGGCGATAACATTCCCTCGAACCGGCGATAACACTTCCCGTGTCACCGAGGGAACCGAAGGTCCAACCGGCGATAATACCCCCACGATCTACTTATCGCCGGGTGACTGCACCCACAACCAGCGATAATTACCTCGTTACGAGACCAAGCCGGACTGAAGACGAGTGTGGATGCAAAGCCAAGTGTGCCCTGCGGGGCATGTTCCGACGCACGAGCTGCGATAACCAACGCCTGCCCTGCGGGGCATGGTCCGACGCCTGATCAATTGATGACTGTGACGCAGTGCTCGTTGCGGATCGAAGACGCAGGCAAGCCTGTGGGTACTACGCTAGACTAAACGACTCGTAACAATGCGATGATGACGGAGCGGCGTTGGTAGCCATTCTCGAAGTGGTTGAGTCGCTCGCCGCCGCCCGCATATCGCCGCCGTTACGAGACCAAGCCGGACTGAAGACGAGGGTGGATGAAACGCCAAGTATGCCCTGCGGGGCATCGTCCGACGCCCGAGCCGCGACAACCAACGCCAGCCCTGCGGGGCACGAAGCAGCGCATGCCCTGCGGGGCATCAACCAACGCCTGCCCTGCGGGGCATTAACCAACGCCTGCTCTGCAAGGCATTGTCCGACGCCTGATCAATTGGTGAATGTGACGCAGAGCTCGTGTCGGACCGAAGTCGAGGGCAAGCCCGCAGGTACTACGCTACAATAAACGACTCGTAACAATGCAATGATGACGGAGCGGCGTAGTCGCCGTTGGCTCAGTGGTTGAGTCGCTCGCCGCCGCCCGCATATCGCCGCCGTTACGAGATGAAGCCGTGCTGAAGCCGAGTATGGATGCAAAGCCAAGTGTGCCCTGCGGGGCATCGTCCGACGCCCGAGCAGCGGCAACCAGCGCCAGCCCTGCGGGGCACGAGGCAACACTGCCCTGCGGGGCATCAACCAACGCCTGCTCTGCGAGGCATTGTCCGACGCTTGATCAATTGGTGACTGTGACTTAGTGCTCGTGTCGGATCGAAGCTGCGGGTAAGCCCACGGGTACTACGCTACACTAAACGACTCGTAACAATGCAATGATGACGGAGCGGCGTTGGTCGCCGTTGGCTCAGTGGTTGAGTCGCTCGCCGCCGCCCGCATATTGCTGGCGTTATCCGACTGAAATCCATCCGGCTTGAATTGTGATTCCAACCGTTCGCAAAGACAAGCTTCCGCGATCACTCGCGTATCCAACTGGCGCACAAGCCATTACCGACGCTTTGCAATCTGCACCGAAGCTTGATGATATCGAACTCTGGTTCACGCGGAACGACTACGGCGACGCATCCGTAGACGGTCGCTACATCTCCATCTCGGGACGCTACCGAATGATAAATCACGGAATGTCCGCCGCCCAATACCTCGTTGACTCGGAGTTCTATGGACCAACATGGGACATATTGGTTTACGCGACACCGCGCGAGTTTAACGCTCGAATCCGCGACGCATTACGCAGCCATGGTTTCGATCTGATACGGGAATGGTTCGCTGAGATTCGCTCTGATCTGTGGCTTTCATCATCGCATCGCTGTACACTCTGGTTCTGCCCTGAACAAAACTTACTTTTGCCCGTAAAGTCCGACAATTGACGGCGGATAACTATCCCGATGCACGGGAGCGGGCCAGTGACCGGATTGGCCGTTAGAGACTTTTTCACCGCCCGCCCCGTGATCGGCGGCGTTACGAGACCAAGCCGGACTGAAGACGAGGGTGGATGAAACGCCAAGTATGCCCTGCGGGGCATCGTCCGGCGCCTGAGCCGTGACAACCATCGCCTGCCCTGCGGGGCACGAGTCAGTACACCAAACCTAGCGATCGCTACAAAGTCATCTGCCCCAGCAATGACTCCGCAAATCATCATAAACAACACATTGACCAAAGGATAAATTGGTTCTCCTCGACGCGGATCGGTAACATATCCAAGTTGATCCACCAGCGAAGCGGAGCGTTCCATCAAAAAATTCCATGGCGAGTGGATTCGTCTAGCTGCTGCGATTCAACAGCTCAAATTCGAACCTTCACTCAGTGTCCCATATTGCCTACTGTGGCGCAATCGCCCTGGGAGTCTGCATGGTATTTATCTATGGGAATAAAACGAGAAGTGTTTCGACATGGACAAGTCGACTAATTCAGCTCAACCTTGAAACTGTTGATGATGCCATTGAAAGCGAACGGTCGTTGGTCGTAGTAGTCCCATGAGACGGTAGACCCGAGATCAACTCCGACGTCGAACGTTTCGCTGGCGGAAAATGCGACTGGAACCGTACGAGTCAGTTTCGCTTCACCTACCTCATTGCCATCGACGATCAGAGTCGCCGTACCACCCTTGCCCATACCGTCGATGGAAGTCTTGATCTCGATCTTATGCTTGCCAACGCTCAGCGGGTCGTCACTATGAGCTTCGTACTGTTCGATAATGAACATGTTGTAGAGATAGTGGAGGTGACCGTCAGCGAGATAAACCGTTAATCCGCCTCCCGACCCGCCAAGAGCGTACAGAACGCCGTTTGCTTTCTCAGGCACTTCAAGATCGATGGTCACCGTATTGCTTTGACGGCCTACCCCCGGTGCGGCGAACTCGGGCATGCGTCGCGTGTTCGCAGTGAAGTTCCAATTCGTGTACGACGTCTTGACGCGATCCTCTGGGTGAAGACGCAGCCAAAGTCCTGCGCCAATCGGAAAATCTTGATTGTCCCTTGCAAGCTCCAAAAAACTCTTCTTCATCGCATCGAGTTTGTCGGCATTCTGCTCGGCGAGATTATTAGATTCGGAGAAGTCTTCGGTGATTTTGTAGAGCTCCCATTCGTCTGACGCCGAATCCCAGTTGGCAATTCGAGGAACCGACGCAGGAGTATTCCATGGAATGAACGGACCGAATGCGCAGGCAATCCATCCGTCTTGGTAGATTGCGCGGCTGCCATTGTTGTCGAAAAACTGCACCTCCTTCTTCGTTTTTGCCTCGCCGTCAGCGAATGTATAGGCGAGACTCGTTCCGTCGATCTTGATCTGTGCTTGCCCGTTTACGATCTGCGGTGAGGTTATGCCTAGTATCTCGTAGATGGTGGGTGCGATGTCGACCACGTGGTGAAACTGGTCGCGAATTTTGTCGTCGGATTTGATTCCGTCAGGCCACGAGACAACCATCGGATTGCGCGTGCCACCAAAATGAGAAGCAACTAGCTTGGTAGCTTTGAATGGAGTGCTACCCGCCCAGGCCCATCCGGAGTGATAGATGTTATCAGTTTTAGGCGATCCCAAAGCGTCAAGTCCGCCGATCTTATCGAGCGCTGCAATTTGTTGTTCGACAGTGTTAGGAATGTTGTTCTGCGCTAGCAATTCGCTGATCGATCCTTGCTGTCCTTCCGCGCTGGATCCATTGTCACCCCAGATGTAGAAGATCAACGTATTATCTCGCAGTCCACGTTCCTCCAGTCCGGCAACCAGACGGCCCACCTGTGCGTCGGTGTGTTCAGCGAAGCCCGCGAAGATTTCCATTCCGCGACGTTGAAACGCGAGTTGGTCTTCGGGAATATCTTTCCACGCAGTCATTGTTTGATCGCGCGGCGTAAGTTTTGTCCCCGGAGGAATGATTCCCATTTCGAGCTGGCGTTTGTGGACCCCCTCGCGATAAGCGTCCCAGCCGTCGTCGAATTTGCCTTTGTACTTATCAGCCCACTCCGGAAAAATGTGATGCGGGCCGTGGACTCCGCCTGATGCCCAGTACATCAAGAAGGGCTTGTCCGGTGCAAACGCTTGTTGATCATCGACCCAAGCCAGTGCTTTGTTTGTCAGGTCTTCGGTGAGATGATAGCGATCGTCTCTGGGCGGTTCGACGGCGTCATAGTTTTCGACCAACCGAGGCTCCCACTGCGATGTCTCGCCGGCCAAAAACCCATAAAAGTATTCGAAGCCATACCCGTTGGGCCAACGATCTTTGGGACCGATCGCCGTCGTTTCTGTCGCGGGCGTATTATGCCATTTTCCAAATGCAGAAGTGTGATAGCCGTACTGCTTTAACACTTCCGCGAACGTTGCAGCGTCCTTGGAGATGACACCCGTGTAGCCATCGAAGGCAACGGCTCGCTCGGCGATGGTTCCCGAAGACACTCGCGTGTGATTGCGGCCCGTCAGCAAAGACGCTCGAGTGGGTGAACAGATCGAAGTGGTGTGAAAGCAGTTGTAACGTAGTCCTTCGTCGGCCAGTTTCGACATCGTCGGCGTGTGGACCTCACCACCGAAAGTCTCCGAGATGCCAAAGCCAACGTCATCGACGAGAATGACTAGAATGTTAGGTGCGTCCTTCGGTAGTCGTTGCGCGGGCTCGGGCCATTGCATTTTTGAATCTTGCAGCCGAGGTTTCGTTACGCTTTCCATTTCTTGCGGCGGAAACGGAAGAACGGATCCGTCGTCCGGAGGCGACTGCGAGAAAAGCAGTTTCGGTTGAATTGCTGCGAGTAAACTCAGCGTGCAGGCGAAGAGTAGAATTCTCATCATTTCAGTTTGCTGATACTTATGTTTGGTCGTTATTAACAAACGGCAAGTCGGTAACCGTTGCTGGAAATTCCACTCGGCGGTGATTGCCGATCATCTCAGTCTGGCGAACAAGGCATGACGATCGATTCGCAAGAAATAAAATTCGACTTGGAGACTCAGAGTCCAACCCGTTTAGGAGGGTACTTCTTGAACGTTGCACCGTGCGACTTCAACTTCCCAAGAACGCTGGCCAACCAAGGGTCTAAGCGATGGCCGACTGGCATTTCTTCTTTCGGGTCCAGGTGCAAGTTGAAAAACCATGGTGAGAGCCCGACGTCGTGAACTAGCGACAGGTCGATGTGCATGTGTGTCGATTGTGGAAGAACGACCTTGAGATGGGCCTTGTATTCCTTCATTCGAATCGCCATCAATTCCGCGCCCCACCAGAAGTAGGCTGCCTCGCGATTCGAGACTCCGTCGTCATGAAGCAGAAAAGATGTTTGATCGACGAAATCGTAGTATCGATCGTTTGGAAGTTTGTCCGTCGAGACCTCGGCCAATGTAAGCGCAGTGCCAAAGAGATCCATCAAGTCGAATCCTTAATTGCTGGCTCGTCCTGCCTTGATGGTTCCTTTCCAATAGGCAATACCGGGCACGCGGACACCTCCCTCAAACGTGGTTCCTTTCGCGCCGCGGAACGGCGTGTAACCGCCATCAGGCCATGCGTCCATCTGCGGTCCATTGTCTGATGTAAAGAAGACGAGAGTGTTTTCCAATACCCCGGCTGATTCTAGCGCTTTGACGATGTTGCCAACGTGCAAATCGACTTCAGCGACACCTTCCTTATACGGATATTTACTTTCACTTAGCGAACCGAGGTCTGGATTTTGAAAGTTGTCCGCATGCACTTTCATGAAGCAGTGCTCAATGAAGAACG contains these protein-coding regions:
- a CDS encoding integron integrase; translated protein: MEKAVEEGGGFHWEAAGNWDGICCVRSAQASFLLPGRVIAGDESMGRVSQSETTWHEQRDKWAKIWFEKLCRFHGRKPQVTWEFTADDVIAFLRDHVRRKTPAWKRLKIIQSLICYRRYVQAAPFDDLKFIQTKLEDLTRAEKIKEARLREAGGHTADEIEDVVGHIDPSEPDILQNLRRAVRARQDTLETERAYVANVKAFMRERGLKRQADFAEIHAADVEAHLTDLAVDGNVAPSTQNRAFYALLYVFQHVLKREMGEVQAIRSTKGKQIPTVLSVDEIEQIFAHLHGVHLLIAKLLYGCGMRISEALRLRMKDFDFDRMVIEVHASKGGKSRIVPMPASVVPEIRKWMESRRVLHEHDLEQGQASVCLPKALERKYPAAARELKWQYLFASHRLSRDPRTRVLRRHHLHKDTFPANLRAAVKKAGIHKHISSHVFRHSFATHLLREGTDICTIQELLGHADIKTTRIYLHSLNREDVKVISPLDRMTSHHQTIPANLAAAAADNAADARDLVQADASGDRSVAECSVAEPANAEHVATCENAGNAREVTLLVSELSAPKSHTLTRRSAGPGDMAAKRVSEAEPARAASLAGPPRNRLRWWSHAASWAFQRASVVVGGFLSLS
- a CDS encoding arylsulfatase; its protein translation is MMRILLFACTLSLLAAIQPKLLFSQSPPDDGSVLPFPPQEMESVTKPRLQDSKMQWPEPAQRLPKDAPNILVILVDDVGFGISETFGGEVHTPTMSKLADEGLRYNCFHTTSICSPTRASLLTGRNHTRVSSGTIAERAVAFDGYTGVISKDAATFAEVLKQYGYHTSAFGKWHNTPATETTAIGPKDRWPNGYGFEYFYGFLAGETSQWEPRLVENYDAVEPPRDDRYHLTEDLTNKALAWVDDQQAFAPDKPFLMYWASGGVHGPHHIFPEWADKYKGKFDDGWDAYREGVHKRQLEMGIIPPGTKLTPRDQTMTAWKDIPEDQLAFQRRGMEIFAGFAEHTDAQVGRLVAGLEERGLRDNTLIFYIWGDNGSSAEGQQGSISELLAQNNIPNTVEQQIAALDKIGGLDALGSPKTDNIYHSGWAWAGSTPFKATKLVASHFGGTRNPMVVSWPDGIKSDDKIRDQFHHVVDIAPTIYEILGITSPQIVNGQAQIKIDGTSLAYTFADGEAKTKKEVQFFDNNGSRAIYQDGWIACAFGPFIPWNTPASVPRIANWDSASDEWELYKITEDFSESNNLAEQNADKLDAMKKSFLELARDNQDFPIGAGLWLRLHPEDRVKTSYTNWNFTANTRRMPEFAAPGVGRQSNTVTIDLEVPEKANGVLYALGGSGGGLTVYLADGHLHYLYNMFIIEQYEAHSDDPLSVGKHKIEIKTSIDGMGKGGTATLIVDGNEVGEAKLTRTVPVAFSASETFDVGVDLGSTVSWDYYDQRPFAFNGIINSFKVELN